A window of Macrococcus sp. 19Msa1099 genomic DNA:
CAGATTATAACGTGCTTGCTGCACGTCTGGGATGGTTACCATCATATCCGCAGTTTGATACGAACAGTTTACTGTTCGGAGAAGATGCGCGTGAAGCCGGCAACTTTACGAATGAAGAAATATTAAAACGTGCAGTTGAAAGCGTGAAATCACGTGAAACGAAATTTGCAGTAGAAGATCCCGATAATAAGAAGAACCATCCGAAAACATTATTCGTATGGCGTTCTAACTTAATTTCTTCTTCAGCAAAAGGACAGGAATACTTTATGAAACATCTATTAGGTACAAAGCATGGATTACTTGCTGAACCTAATGAAACAGAAAAGCCTGAAGAAGTCGTATGGCGTGAAGATACTGAAGGTAAGCTGGACCTACTAATAGCACTTGATTTCCGTATGACGACAACGCCACTTTACGCAGATATTGTATTACCAGCTGCGACTTGGTATGAGAAACATGATATATCTTCTACAGATATGCATCCGTTCGTTCATCCATTTAATCCAGCCGTAGATCCACTTTGGGAATCAAGAAGTGACTGGGATATCTATAAATCTATCGCGAAGACGTTCTCTGAAATGTCAGAACGTCACTTAAAAGGTACATTCAAAGACGTTGTCACTGCACCACTTGCACATGACTCACAGCAAGAAATTTCTACACCTATGGGCATTGTTCGTGACTGGACTAAAGGTGAAGTAGAAGCAGTTCCGGGTAAAACGATGCCAGGATTTGCGATTGTAGATCGTACGTATACGGAAGTGTACGACAAATATATATCAGTAGGACCTTTGCTGGAGAATGGTAAAGTAGGCGCGCACGGCGTAAGTTTCAGCGTTAAAGAAGAATACGATGAATTACGCTCGATGGTGGGTACGTATGAAGATGATACAGTGAAAAATGGATTGCCAAGAATTGATACAGCAAAACGCGTTGCAGATGTTATTCTGAACGTTTCATCGGCAACAAACGGCCATGTATCACAAAAATCATATGAAGATCTTGAACGACAAACAGGTATGGAATTAAAGGATATTTCAGCAGAACGTGCAGCTGAGAAAATTACATTCCAGAACATTACAGCACAGCCACGTGAAGTGATACCAACTGCGGTATTCCCAGGTTCGAACAAATTAGGTCGTCGTTATTCACCATTTACGACGAACATTGAACGACTCGTTCCATTTAGAACGTTAACAGGGCGTCAAAGTTACTATATTGACCATGAAGTATTCCAGCAATTTGGTGAATCACTGCCTGTATACAAACCGACATTACCACCAATGGTATTTGGCACGAAAGATAAGAAGATTAAAGGTGGCGTAGATAGTTTGGTTTTACGTTACTTAACACCACACGGTAAATGGAATATTCACTCAACATACCAGGATAATCAACACATGTTAACATTATTCCGCGGTGGTCCAACAGTATGGATCAACAATGAAGATGCAGCACAGCATAACATTAACGATAACGACTGGTTGGAAGTATATAACCGTAATGGACTTGTTACAGCTCGTGCTGTGGTTTCTCACCGTATGCCACGCGGTACGATGTTCATGTATCATGCACAAGATAAACATATTCAAACACCAGGGTCTGAAATTACAGATACGCGTGGTGGTTCACATAATGCGCCAACACGTATTCACTTGAAGCCAACGCAACTTGTTGGGGGTTATGCACAAATTAGTTACGGATTTAACTATTATGGTCCAATTGGTAACCAACGTGATGTTTACGTTGCTGTACGTAAGATGAAGGAGGTTGATTGGCTTGAAGATTAAAGCACAAGTCGCAATGGTAATGAATTTAGATAAATGTATCGGGTGTCATACATGTAGTATTACATGTAAAAGTACCTGGACGAATCGTCCAGGTGCTGAATACATGTGGTTTAACAACGTAGAGACAAAACCAGGTATCGGCTATCCGAAGCGCTGGGAAGACCAGGAAGTATATAAAGGTGGCTGGCAGTTAAACAGCAAAGGAAAATTAGAGCTTAAATCAGGTTCTAAACTTTCTAAAATTGCTTTAGGGAAAATCTTCTATAACCCAGATATGCCTGAAATGAAAGACTATTATGAGCCATGGACTTACAATTATGCTAATCTTACGAACGCGAAAGAACAAAAGCATTCACCAGTCGCAACGGCTGAATCATTAGTATCAGGTAAAAAAATGGACTTACAGTGGGGCCCGAACTGGGAAGATGACTTAGCTGGTGCGCACATCACAGGACCAACAGATCCAAACATTCAAAAGATTGAAGAAGAAATTAAGTTCAATTTTGAACAGTCGTTTATGATGTACTTACCACGTCTATGTGAACATTGTTTAAATCCATCTTGTGTGGCAAGTTGTCCGAGCGGTGCAATGTATAAACGTGATGAAGATGGTATCGTACTTGTAGACCAAGATGCTTGTCGTGGGTGGCGTTATTGTATGACTGGCTGTCCTTATAAAAAAGTTTACTTCAACTGGAAAACGAACAAAGCTGAGAAATGTACCTTCTGTTTCCCGCGTGTTGAAGCAGGACTTCCGACAGTATGTTCTGAAACATGTACGGGACGTATGCGTTATTTAGGTGTATTACTGTATGATGCTGACCGTGTATTAGAAGCAGCGACTGTAAAGGATCCGCAAGATCTATATCAAGCACAACTCGATTTATTCTTAGATCCTCATGACCCAGAAGTGATTGCTCAGGCAGAGCGTGATGGTATTGCACAAGACTGGATTGAAGCAGCACAAAACTCACCAGTATATAAACTTGCAATTGAATACAAACTCGCATTTCCATTACACCCTGAATATCGTACATTACCAATGGTATGGTACTGCCCGCCACTTAGTCCGATTATGAACTACTTTGAAGGTAAAGATTCTATCAAGAACCCAGATATGATCTTCCCTGCAATTGAAGAGATGCGTTTACCAATTCAATACTTAGCAAACATGTTAACCGCAGGAGATGCACAAACTGTAAAAGAAGCGTTGCAACGTATGGCGATGATGCGTAGTTACATGAGAGCCGTTTCAAGTGGTAAAGACTTCGACGCGTCACGTTTAGACCGTATCGGCATGACAGCGCATCAAGTGAAACAAATGTATCGATTACTTGCAATTGCAAAGCATGAAGACCGCTTTGTCATCCCGACATCACATAAAGAAGGATACATGAATACGTATAGCGCTCAAGGTGGCGAGGGTTATACAAGCGATAACTTCGGCGCAGATTGTGACGGTTGTGGTCCAGTACCTGCTGGTAAGTCTGGTAAAGAAGTTTATGAAGATAACTTCTATGGAGGTATTTGGCGTGATTGATTTAAATAAACTTTATGATTATAAACGTGCATTTGGATTCTTTAGTCACCAGCTCATTTACCCAGAAAAATTAAATTTTCATCCAAGAGAATTCGACGGGGTGTTTGCAGAGGATCATCCTGCTTATGAAGCAATCAATCAGTACTGGAATAATATGCATGAAATTAGCTTGTCTGAAATTCAGGAAGTGTATACGTCGACATTTGACTTTGAAAAGAAGACGACGTTATACATGACATATGTTAAATTCCAGGATAAGAAAGAACGCGGACAAATGCTTGCACGACTTAAAGTATTGTATGAAATGTTTGGACTTGAAATGCCTTCATCAGAACTGTCAGACTTCTTGCCATTAATGTGTGAATTTATTTATGCAGCGGATTGGCGCGGAGATGAACGTGCAGAGGAAAGCATGGGGTTGTTATTAATGGTCATTGAAGATGGTACGTATAATCTGCTGCAAGCATTAGAACATATTAAGAGCCCATATTATCATTTAATCTTGGCGATAAGAGAAACATGTAAGGCATGTTTGATTAAAGATGAGAATGAGGTGACGTTAAATGGGTAATCAATTATTGTGGGTAATATTCCCCTATGCGTGTATTGCGATTTTTATTATTGGTCATATTTTTAGGTTTAAATATGATCAGTTTTCATGGACGGCAAAGTCAAGTGAGTTTGTAGAGAAGAAGTCGTTGATGTGGGGGAGTATTTTATTCCACTTAGGAATTATCCCGGTTATATTAGGGCATGTCGTAGGTCTAGGTATTCCTGCAAGCTGGTTGCGTGCAATTGGTGTGAGTGATCATTTATATCATATCGGTGCCGTATATATCGGAAGCATCTTCGGAATCGTCACGCTTATTGGTATGTTATTGTTGACAGCACGTCGTGTAACAAATGAAAACGTAAGAAAGCTAAGCTCGTTATCAGACATTCTTGTTAACTTTCTATTACTATTCATCGTATTTATCGGCTGTTATTCAACAATCGTAACGAATGCTACATTACCAGACTTTGATTATCGTAATACAATCTCTGAATGGTTCCGCGGATTATTAATATTAAGACCTGAAGCAGGATATATGGAAGGTGTTCCATTATCTTTCAAGATTCACGTAATCACAGGATTCTTAATTACAGCATTGTGGCCATTTACTCGTCTTGTCCATGTATGGAGTGTACCTGTAAACTATGTCGGACGCAGTCACATTATATATCGTAAACATAAATAATAAGTTATAATCAGAAGGCAAAGGAGTGTAAATGATGCATGATTATCAAGCGATGATAGACCAGCTTAGAGAATCACTGAATGTAGATTTTATCGGACTCGCGATGCCTTCTGATTTAATTTTACAGACAGATATTCACTGGCGCCATGTTTCGGGTGAAACAAATGAACGTTACAAGAAGATTGAACTAAAAAAAGGTAAGGGTGTCGCCGGTATCGTAATTAAAACAGGGCGAGACTGGATTGAGCTTGATATTGAATCCAGTAGTTTGAATGCACACCTATTTGATTTTCCAATTATTCGTTTTGAAAAGTTAACGAGTTTTATCGCTGTACCATTATGGAAATACAATAAAGTTGCAGCTGTACTTCTTATTGGGAATAGAAGTAAACGTCCGTTTACTTTAACGATGCATGAACAGCTCAAAAAAAGTCTTGAGCAAGGACTCGGTACTTTTTATTGTAAGGATGTGATCAATAGTGTCGAAACTTGAGCGTGAAATAAATGATGATGGATTGGTTGATGCCTTTTATAACGATACCGATGAACTCATCATATTTATAGATGAAAAGAACAATATACTCACAATGAATCAAGCCGCTCAAAAAGTGATTGATTTACATGACAATATTGATGGTCTGACAAGAAATCTTTGTCGCACATGTTTAGGAGTTACAAGTGAAAATGCAATAATGGAGTGCAGAGACTGTTTTATTAAACGTGAACAAAATAATCAGTCGTTTCAATTATTTCTAAAAGATGAAAATGGGGAGCCTAAACCGTATTCAGCATCTTACGTCGTGCTAAAAGAAAATAACGGCACTAAAGTACTGACATTGCAAAATATTTCCCAGCAAATAAAAACGCAGGAAATTCTTCATCAGAAAACAATTACACAAAAAATTATTAGTGCGCAGGAAAATGAAAGAAAAAGAATCTCACGAGAATTGCACGATAGTGTGATTCAAGAGTTGCTTAATGTATCAGTTGACATTCGTTTGATGAAATATAAGACTGAAGAAGAGAAAGAGAAGCATCTTCAGATGATGGAAGGTTCAATCGCACGACTAATGGATGATATACGCAATCTATCCTTAGAGTTGAGGCCTTCTTCTTTAGATGATCTTGGTTTAGTAGCAGCATTTAACTCTCATTTTAAGCAACTTGAAAAGAGCTATGGTCTTGAAGTTAATATGGATGAGAATATAGGCAACATTCGTTTTTCTAATGAGATAGAAACAGCAGTATACAGAATTACACAAGAAGCAATACTGAATGCCTTAAAATATGCGAATGTCGATGAAGTAAATGTATTTATACAAAAAGATGAAACCGAATTAACAGTAGAAATTAGCGACAGTGGAGATGGGTTTACACCAGGAGATACACCAAAAGGATCCGGACTCGGATTCTTTGGTATGCAAGAACGTGCGGCTATCGTCAATGGGTATGTTGAGATTAATAGCGAAACAGGAAAAGGTACGTTTGTAACGTTAACCATCCCACTCTAGGGGGATAAATATGAAGATTGTAATTGCAGATGATCATGCAGTTGTGCGTACGGGATTCTCGATGATTTTGAACTATCAAGACAATATGGAAGTTGTTGCAACAGCAGCAGATGGTATGGAAGCTTTCCAAATGGTCTCGCAATATAAACCAGATGTACTGATTATGGACTTAAGTATGCCGCCAGGAGAATCAGGATTAATTGCTACAGGTAAAATAAAAGAGGCATTTCCTGAGACAAAGATACTGATATTGACGATGTATGATGATGAAGAGTATTTGTTTCATGTTCTCAAAAATGGTGCAAACGGCTATATTCTGAAAAATGCTCCAGACGAAGAATTGATTAAAGCAGTGCGAACGGTCTATTAAGAGGGAACTTATATCGATCCTAAGATGGCAACGTCACTCGTGCATGAATTAATACACCATGATACAGAGTACTCAGCGAAAAATGATCATTTAAAAATATTAACAAAACGA
This region includes:
- the narJ gene encoding nitrate reductase molybdenum cofactor assembly chaperone, with amino-acid sequence MIDLNKLYDYKRAFGFFSHQLIYPEKLNFHPREFDGVFAEDHPAYEAINQYWNNMHEISLSEIQEVYTSTFDFEKKTTLYMTYVKFQDKKERGQMLARLKVLYEMFGLEMPSSELSDFLPLMCEFIYAADWRGDERAEESMGLLLMVIEDGTYNLLQALEHIKSPYYHLILAIRETCKACLIKDENEVTLNG
- the narH gene encoding nitrate reductase subunit beta, with product MKIKAQVAMVMNLDKCIGCHTCSITCKSTWTNRPGAEYMWFNNVETKPGIGYPKRWEDQEVYKGGWQLNSKGKLELKSGSKLSKIALGKIFYNPDMPEMKDYYEPWTYNYANLTNAKEQKHSPVATAESLVSGKKMDLQWGPNWEDDLAGAHITGPTDPNIQKIEEEIKFNFEQSFMMYLPRLCEHCLNPSCVASCPSGAMYKRDEDGIVLVDQDACRGWRYCMTGCPYKKVYFNWKTNKAEKCTFCFPRVEAGLPTVCSETCTGRMRYLGVLLYDADRVLEAATVKDPQDLYQAQLDLFLDPHDPEVIAQAERDGIAQDWIEAAQNSPVYKLAIEYKLAFPLHPEYRTLPMVWYCPPLSPIMNYFEGKDSIKNPDMIFPAIEEMRLPIQYLANMLTAGDAQTVKEALQRMAMMRSYMRAVSSGKDFDASRLDRIGMTAHQVKQMYRLLAIAKHEDRFVIPTSHKEGYMNTYSAQGGEGYTSDNFGADCDGCGPVPAGKSGKEVYEDNFYGGIWRD
- the narI gene encoding respiratory nitrate reductase subunit gamma, with the translated sequence MGNQLLWVIFPYACIAIFIIGHIFRFKYDQFSWTAKSSEFVEKKSLMWGSILFHLGIIPVILGHVVGLGIPASWLRAIGVSDHLYHIGAVYIGSIFGIVTLIGMLLLTARRVTNENVRKLSSLSDILVNFLLLFIVFIGCYSTIVTNATLPDFDYRNTISEWFRGLLILRPEAGYMEGVPLSFKIHVITGFLITALWPFTRLVHVWSVPVNYVGRSHIIYRKHK
- a CDS encoding sensor histidine kinase, encoding MSKLEREINDDGLVDAFYNDTDELIIFIDEKNNILTMNQAAQKVIDLHDNIDGLTRNLCRTCLGVTSENAIMECRDCFIKREQNNQSFQLFLKDENGEPKPYSASYVVLKENNGTKVLTLQNISQQIKTQEILHQKTITQKIISAQENERKRISRELHDSVIQELLNVSVDIRLMKYKTEEEKEKHLQMMEGSIARLMDDIRNLSLELRPSSLDDLGLVAAFNSHFKQLEKSYGLEVNMDENIGNIRFSNEIETAVYRITQEAILNALKYANVDEVNVFIQKDETELTVEISDSGDGFTPGDTPKGSGLGFFGMQERAAIVNGYVEINSETGKGTFVTLTIPL
- a CDS encoding GAF domain-containing protein; the protein is MHDYQAMIDQLRESLNVDFIGLAMPSDLILQTDIHWRHVSGETNERYKKIELKKGKGVAGIVIKTGRDWIELDIESSSLNAHLFDFPIIRFEKLTSFIAVPLWKYNKVAAVLLIGNRSKRPFTLTMHEQLKKSLEQGLGTFYCKDVINSVET